The genomic interval ATATGCGAACAAAGTCATTAAGCGTTCCCAAATGTACCGAGATAATGCAACACAAATGAAAGTTGATCTTAAGCGGTTAGAAGCGGTCCTTGATTAAACGGCGGGTGCTTGCAAGATGCACCGTCAGCTGCAGGGGGATAACATGGATAAAATTAGATTGGCAATTGTTGGATGTGGCGGGATGGGACACCGACACATGTACGGATTGGCAGAACTCCATCGGGTAGGGTGGCCACGTTTTGACCTTGTCGGTGCTTGTGATCCGGTTCTTGACAATGCTGAGTCACTCGCGGCACAGGCAGAAGAACGTTTCGGTCAAAAGCCTGCTGTTGTTGGAAGTCTCGAAGAACTCGCTGAAGTCGGCGTAGATGCTGTAGATGTGACGACCACGCCACCGTATCATCACACAGTCGCCGTTGAGACCCTTGAACGCGGTTGGCACACCATGGTTGAAAAGCCGATGGGGTTGACCGTTCGCGCGTGTAATCTCATCCGTCGCGCAGCGGAGGCTTCTGATGCAATCCTCAGCGTTGCAGAGAACTATCGACGCGATCCAATGAACCGGCTTGCCAAGGCACTGCTCGATGCGGAAGTTATTGGCACCCCACGTTTCCTCATCCACCATGCAATTGGTGGTGCAAACCGTATGACGATCTCCGTCTGGCGACACCAAAAGGATCAGAGTGGCGTATTGCTTGATGTCGGCGTTCACTATGCTGACATGATGGAATATCTACTCGGTGAAATTGATACCGTCTACGCGCAAACCCGTCTTCATGAACCTATTCGGCATAATTCTGCCGCAGTGACCGGTGAATCTGGTTCTAACCCTGCTGGTGTCTACACCAAATGGCAGCGCGAGATGCCTGCTGAATTTGAGGCAACAGCGGAGGATGCTGCTTATGCAACGATCACTTTCAAAAGTGGCGTTGTCGGGCAATATATTGAAGAGCACGCGGCATGGGGACAAGGCGGTTGGCTCCGCAAAATCCATGGCTCCCGAGGTTCTATGACGCTCCCTGGCGACCGAAGTGGTGGGACTATCACCCTCAATATTGACGGACAGGAAACGATTAACGACCAACGGGTTTTGGACCTCGTCCCAGACTTTCATTTAGATGCTGTCACAGCGGACCTTTTCGGCGGCGACCGATTGTGGAACTACAAGTTTACGCAAGGGGACGCGAAAAATATTGCTATTGAATATGGTGAATTTGCTGAAATTATTGCCGGAAACCGAGAAGTTGAAGTCAACGCCTATCAAGGCACACGCTCTGTCGCTGTCTCTTATGCAATCCTTGAGTCTGGTGCAACCGGACAAATCGTTCAAATGGATCAGATGCTGGATGAATCGATTAATACATATCAGCGCGAAATTGATGAAGGGTTGGGCATTTAATCATCCCATAGTTGCGCGTTAGGACGAAATTGACACAATGGCAAGCAAGCAGGAATTCGGCATCGGTTTAATTGGATTGGGGATCGGACAGCAGCACCTACTTGGTTATCAACGCCAAGGGTTACACGTTGCTGCAATCTGTGACAAAGATACTACACGCCTTAACGAGGTCGGCGACAAGTTTGATATTGATAAACGCTATACCCGCATTGTTGACTTAATTGCCGATACCGACGTTGATGTGGTTGACATGGCAGTGCAACCGTGGATCCGCTCCCCTATCGTCAAAGCCGCTGCTGCGGCTGGCAAGCATATCCTCTGCCAGAAACCTTTCTCAATGTCAATGCAACAAGCCGTTGAAATGGTGGAAACCTGTGAGCGACACAACGTGCAGCTCATGGTAAATCAAAATTCCTGTTTTGTTCCCGGTTTCCTCGCTATTGAACCCTACATCAACGCTGAACACCTCGGCGAAATCTACCATGTCTCAATAACCTGCAACGGGTTTTACACCGAATTCCCCGAACGCCACTTGATTCCGGCGATGCAAGTACACCACATCGGACTCGTCCATAAATGGTTCGGTGAGTATAAGAGCGTTTATTGCCAAGCACACGGACATAACAGATCTATTGAAGACGGAGAAACTGTTTCCTTAGCACTTTTCAAGAGTCGAAGCGGTGTCCAAGGCTTGCTTTCGTGCAACTGGGCGTTTCTTGCCAATCCGGGACGCAATTTACAGCATCCACACGAGGAGATTCGCATCCAAGGCACTAAAGGAGCAATCTACGGAAATAGCGATGATATGACCGTTCACCTCACGGAACCAGAGTCCCGCGAAATTAAACCGTCGATAGAGGGAACGTGGTTTCCAGATGCTTTCGGTAACGTGATGGCTCACTTTCTGGAGTGCTTGCGCACTGGACAGAAACCCGTTACACATGGACGTGGCAACCTGAACGTTGTTAAAACCCTGTTCGCTATGCACCAATCCGCCACATCAGGAGAGGTCGTTCTGCTTGATGATATTTCATTTGATGGCGACTACGATCTGAACCCTCACCCTGTCCATAGCGCGGATGATGTAACTATCTTGCAATAACGTCACGGCACGGTTACTCCTATCTACCAATTCCCCCTCCTGTCCCCCCACGGATGTGCTTTGGCAACCTCTTCATTGAGCTCAGTTCCCCATCCAGGACGCGTCGGGATTTTCATGTAGCCATCTGTAATGTCTGGGACATGTGTCGTCAAGTCGTCTTTCCACGGAACATCATCAATATCAATTTCCATGATTCGCACATTGGGCAGGACAGCACAAAGACTCGCGCTCATATAGGTAGCAAGGTGACTATAATAGTTATGCGGTGCAACGTTGAGCTGGAAAACGTTCGCCAAGTCCCCAATCTTTTTTGAGGGTGCGAAGCCGTTCCACGGTACATCTATCATGAACACATCGGCAGCGCGACATTCAAAATAGGGGAGGTATTCGCGCATGTAATAGAGGTTTTCGCCTGTGCATATCTTCGTCGTTGTGGAATCCTTGATTTGACGGATAGCCTCGTGGTCGTACATATCGATCTCCAGCCACAACATGTCGAACTGTTCAAGGACTTTGGCGATCCGCATGCACG from Candidatus Poribacteria bacterium carries:
- a CDS encoding Gfo/Idh/MocA family oxidoreductase — its product is MDKIRLAIVGCGGMGHRHMYGLAELHRVGWPRFDLVGACDPVLDNAESLAAQAEERFGQKPAVVGSLEELAEVGVDAVDVTTTPPYHHTVAVETLERGWHTMVEKPMGLTVRACNLIRRAAEASDAILSVAENYRRDPMNRLAKALLDAEVIGTPRFLIHHAIGGANRMTISVWRHQKDQSGVLLDVGVHYADMMEYLLGEIDTVYAQTRLHEPIRHNSAAVTGESGSNPAGVYTKWQREMPAEFEATAEDAAYATITFKSGVVGQYIEEHAAWGQGGWLRKIHGSRGSMTLPGDRSGGTITLNIDGQETINDQRVLDLVPDFHLDAVTADLFGGDRLWNYKFTQGDAKNIAIEYGEFAEIIAGNREVEVNAYQGTRSVAVSYAILESGATGQIVQMDQMLDESINTYQREIDEGLGI
- a CDS encoding Gfo/Idh/MocA family oxidoreductase translates to MASKQEFGIGLIGLGIGQQHLLGYQRQGLHVAAICDKDTTRLNEVGDKFDIDKRYTRIVDLIADTDVDVVDMAVQPWIRSPIVKAAAAAGKHILCQKPFSMSMQQAVEMVETCERHNVQLMVNQNSCFVPGFLAIEPYINAEHLGEIYHVSITCNGFYTEFPERHLIPAMQVHHIGLVHKWFGEYKSVYCQAHGHNRSIEDGETVSLALFKSRSGVQGLLSCNWAFLANPGRNLQHPHEEIRIQGTKGAIYGNSDDMTVHLTEPESREIKPSIEGTWFPDAFGNVMAHFLECLRTGQKPVTHGRGNLNVVKTLFAMHQSATSGEVVLLDDISFDGDYDLNPHPVHSADDVTILQ